The Podospora pseudocomata strain CBS 415.72m chromosome 1 map unlocalized CBS415.72m_1, whole genome shotgun sequence genome has a segment encoding these proteins:
- a CDS encoding uncharacterized protein (EggNog:ENOG503NXU9; CAZy:GH76; COG:G), with protein MASTTIQGPRCARQPGSSRTTPMATTRTWLTASLLSISQLTAAYTLDLSSTDSLKSVASSMTEDMMSFYSGDKPGGTPGLLPQPYYWWEAGALMGALIDYWYYTGDTRWNALATEGLLFQTGPNNDYMPPNQTVTEGNDDQGFWGMAVMTAAEYNFENPPPGKPQWLSLAQAVFNTQAARWDAEDCGGGLRWQIFTWNNGYDYKNSISQACFFNLAARLALYTGNQSYADWADKAWDWMVATNLINPEYYYIYDGTHINNCSEITPYQWTYNAGAFLLGAAALYNYTTGPVQSVWRDRVDGLLNGTSVFFTGPNKDIMTEVACEPVDLCDLDQQSFKAYLSRWMAATTKWAPWTYDRIKPLLQSSAQAAAGTCRGGANGRMCGLKWNQGPRWDGSTGVGQQMAAMEVVLGNMIGQRHGPVTDRKGGTSKGDPGAGGQDMGRNDPLQRAGAWPPVSQGGRAGAWILMLLTVLGVVGGCVFVLVDEGNGMEEQIEGVGDVVTVAGGMGRRRNGNKLRKESPNILGAMVAAGSLEKERGGAVNRSDSDRTLRGDEDGMGVGEVKRGAEHVVKPVREPPIIKVPHPRNRKPLRTTLLAKQHQRQWSKSRRNYWEDNDGSGETVVGDLVKDKNVDNNNRVEAVSAPPPKKRRQSDPGSDSNKDKVTLPRKGVRWSDTVEGSLRLDAQQTYSAYWESECY; from the exons AtggcatccaccaccatacAAGGGCCGAGATGCGCTCGACAACCCGGGTCTAGCAGGACGACACCCATGGCAACGACGCGGACATGGCTGACAGCCAGTCTACTGTCGATCTCGCAGCTCACTGCAGCTTACACACTTGATTTGAGCTCAACGG ACTCTCTCAAATCCGTCGCGAGCTCCATGACCGAAGACATGATGTCATTCTACTCGGGAGACAAACCAGGGGGCACCCCTGGTTTGCTCCCACAGCCATACTACT GGTGGGAAGCAGGAGCCCTCATGGGCGCTCTAATTGACTACTGGTACTACACCGGCGACACCCGCTGGAACGCCCTCGCCACCGAaggcctcctcttccaaacCGGCCCCAATAACGACTACATGccccccaaccaaaccgTCACCGAAGGAAACGACGACCAAGGCTTCTGGGGCATGGCCGTCATGACGGCCGCCGAGTACAATTTTGAAAACCCACCCCCGGGCAAACCACAATggctctccctcgcccaagcTGTCTTCAACACCCAGGCCGCCCGCTGGGACGCTGAGgactgcggcggcggcctccGGTGGCAGATCTTCACCTGGAACAACGGCTACGACTACAAGAACTCCATATCCCAGGCTTGCTTTTTCAACCTGGCTGCCCGGCTGGCCCTGTACACAGGGAACCAGTCCTACGCCGACTGGGCAGACAAAGCCTGGGACTGGATGGTGGCTaccaacctcatcaatcCAGAGTACTACTACATCTACGACGGcacccacatcaacaactgcTCCGAAATAACCCCCTACCAGTGGACTTACAATGCTGGCGCATTTTTGCTGGGTGCGGCGGCATTGTACAATTACACCACCGGCCCTGTCCAGTCCGTCTGGAGAGACCGTGTCGACGGCCTGTTGAACGGCACCTCTGTCTTCTTCACCGGCCCCAACAAGGACATCATGACCGAAGTCGCCTGCGAGCCCGTCGACCTCTGTGACCTCGACCAGCAGTCTTTCAAAGCTTACCTCTCGCGCTGGATGGCCGCCACGACTAAATGGGCGCCTTGGACATACGACAGGATCAAGCCGCTGCTGCAGTCTTCTGCCCAAGCTGCCGCGGGAACGTGTAGGGGAGGGGCGAATGGACGAATGTGCGGGCTGAAGTGGAATCAGGGGCCCAGGTGGGATGGGAGCACGGGGGTGGGCCAGCAGATGGCGGCcatggaggtggtgttggggaatATGATTGGGCAGAGGCATGGTCCGGTGACTGATCGAAAGGGGGGGACGAGTAAAGGGGAtccgggggcgggggggcaGGATATGGGTCGGAATGATCCGTTGCAGCGGGCGGGTGCGTGGCCGCCGGTTAGTCAGGGGGGTAGGGCGGGGGCGTGGATATTAATGTTGTTGActgttttgggggttgttggcgggtgtgtttttgttttggtagATGAAGGGAatgggatggaggagcaGATTGAAGGGGTCGGGGACGTGGTTACTGTTGCTggcgggatggggaggaggagaaatgGGAATaagttgaggaaggagagtCCGAATATTTTGGGGGcgatggtggcggcggggtcgttggagaaggagaggggcGGGGCGGTGAATAGAAGCGATAGTGATAGAACGctgaggggggatgaggatgggatgggggtgggtgaggtgaagaggggggccGAACACGTGGTCAAGCCGGTGAGGGAGCCGCCTATTATCAAGGTGCCTCATCCGAGGAATAGGAAGCCGTTGAGGACGACGTTGTTGGCGAAGCAGCATCAGAGGCAGTGGTCGAAGTCGAGGCGGAATTATTGGGAAGATAATGATGGAAGTGGGGaaacggtggtgggggatcTTGTCAAAGACAAAAATGTTGATAACAATAACCGTGTTGAAGCCGTCAGTGCGCCACCgccaaagaagagaaggcAATCAGACCCCGGATCAGACAGCAATAAGGATAAGGTCACGCTTCCGAGAAAAGGGGTTAGGTGGAGCGATACGGTGGAGGGTAGCTTGCGTTTGGATGCTCAGCAGACGTATTCGGCGTATTGGGAGAGTGAGTGTTATTGA
- a CDS encoding uncharacterized protein (COG:L; EggNog:ENOG503NZZC), with the protein MRTRGAARRAAQAAAAAEGPLVPILQTTRETPTGAEDNAVIAGVSLLVPLAPPSNSVPAKSPAHSPAASSTEPITPPDIATPKRKFEATLAEPSATKTPAKRTRRTKKTAQPIKGGWVLPHGMGLVTQNPAVALDATEKTSVGSEPEPISEDNSADQLQTDEHPAVPDPEIALTPPTSPSASAQPSIKSPSERAAPRKAAGRKAAPRKAAPKTAARQKRIGYRVTKAKAPSKEDSKSETSSQLEVDVKQEVAVETASRITEAETVAGDPETVDQNLHVTHQEEIIGRVTRSRTAVTAQTVVKYEEKIPEQTLVVTKKEEVAEEKTSIVATTRKLIIFKGATLKDNLVTKSLGKIVVDASQILNPDYRTQVKRGQNNPYGLTPGFSPYPYRRVPSPEACEEVHRILTEMHGEVKQPDRIPTASLEIAGCGEVPCVLDALLRTLISGNTLMAMADAAIRNLGKDFGIRTEGSGAGSIDWEKVRVSSPQALVNSIRISGNGPKKAQHIKLILDKVYEENLERMKQAGTAENTDKDGTPPDLLSLDYMHAMTKDQAMEKFVSFPGIGIKTAACVSLFCLRMPCFAVDTHVHKFCRWLGWTPVKADPDNVFRHGDFMVPDHLKYGLHQLFIRHGQTCFKCRKNTKPGTKDWLGAPDCPLEHLLDRSKDDAKPPAPKKPRKMRKKAEQDEDSEDSVAVKGEEFEDEGTDDEDEEQHGPEQMADEEEKDNEEEKVSKEEMANEEEDEVEEDEENGKIDEDNEDDDDDDEEEEEEEEEEEEEEEEEEEEEGEDEDEDEDEGDDGFNQEEEDANVDEGMDRVEEDDGEDADEEENEDQDVDMEDEDEI; encoded by the coding sequence atgcgGACTCGCGGGGCAGCAAGACGAGCTGCCCAAGCTGCGGCAGCGGCCGAAGGCCCTCTTGTTCCAATTCTCCAGACGACCAGAGAAACTCCGACCGGCGCTGAAGACAATGCTGTGATTGCGGGAGTTTCACTTCTTGTCCCACTCGCCCCCCCTAGCAATTCAGTGCCTGCAAAGTCTCCAGCGCATTCTCCCGCTGCCTCATCGACTGAGCCTATCACCCCCCCAGACATTGCCACCCCTAAGCGCAAGTTTGAAGCGACGTTGGCTGAACCGTCGGCTACCAAGACTCCTGCGAAACGCACACGTCGGACCAAGAAGACCGCTCAGCCTATCAAAGGTGGTTGGGTTCTTCCCCATGGTATGGGTTTGGTCACGCAGAATCCAGCTGTTGCCCTAGATGCGACCGAGAAGACTTCAGTGGGCAGTGAACCCGAGCCCATTTCTGAAGACAATTCGGCAGATCAACTCCAGACGGACGAACACCCCGCCGTCCCAGATCCCGAGATCGCTTTGacgccaccaacctcaccttccgCGAGTGCTCAGCCTTCAATCAAATCTCCGTCTGAAAGAGCTGCCCCAAGAAAAGCAGCTGGCAGAAAGGCTGCCCCCAGAAAAGCAGCTCCAAAGACTGCAGCCAGACAAAAACGCATTGGCTATCGTGTCACCAAAGCCAAAGCCCCTTCAAAAGAAGACAGCAAATCAGAGACATCCAGTCAGCTGGAAGTAGATGTTAAGCAGGAAGTAGCTGTCGAAACTGCCTCAAGGATCACGGAGGCAGAAACAGTTGCCGGTGACCCCGAGACTGTTGACCAGAACCTGCATGTCACACACCAAGAAGAGATCATTGGCCGGGTTACTCGTTCCCGTACTGCCGTCACCGCCCAAACAGTGGTCAAGTATGAGGAAAAGATCCCAGAGCAGACCCTTGTTGTTACCAAAAAGGAGGAAGTCGCTGAGGAAAAGACCAGCATTGTTGCGACTACTCGAaagctcatcatcttcaaagGCGCCACCTTGAAGgacaacctcgtcaccaaAAGTCTGGGGAAGATTGTGGTGGATGCCTCACAGATTCTGAATCCCGACTACAGAACCCAAGTCAAGCGTGGCCAAAACAATCCTTACGGGTTGACGCCCGGTTTCAGCCCATATCCCTACAGAAGAGTCCCCAGCCCCGAGGCCTGCGAAGAGGTTCACAGGATCCTGACGGAGATGCACGGGGAGGTTAAACAGCCGGACAGAATCCCCACAGCCTCTCTGGAAATTGCTGGTTGCGGTGAGGTACCTTGTGTCCTTGACGCTCTTTTACGTACACTCATCAGCGGCAATACTTTGATGGCCATGGCTGATGCAGCGATCAGAAATTTGGGGAAAGATTTTGGGATTCGTACAGAGGGAAGCGGTGCGGGTAGTATTGATTGGGAGAAGGTGCGGGTTTCATCGCCCCAAGCCCTGGTGAACTCGATCAGAATCTCTGGCAATGGCCCCAAGAAAGCTCAACACATCAAGTTAATCCTGGACAAAGTGTATGAGGAGAACCTTGAGCGCATGAAGCAGGCTGGCACTGCCGAAAACACTGACAAGGATGGCACTCCCCCCGATCTTCTTTCGCTCGACTACATGCACGCCATGACCAAAGACCAAGCGATGGAAAAGTTTGTGAGCTTTCCTGGAATTGGCATCAAGACAGCCGCCTGCGTCTCACTCTTTTGCCTGCGCATGCCGTGCTTTGCTGTCGATACCCATGTTCATAAGTTTTGCCGCTGGCTTGGTTGGACGCCAGTCAAGGCTGACCCTGACAATGTCTTTCGCCATGGAGATTTTATGGTGCCGGACCATTTAAAATACGGGCTACACCAGTTATTTATTCGTCATGGACAGACCTGCTTCAAATGCAGGAAGAACACCAAGCCTGGCACCAAGGACTGGCTTGGGGCCCCCGATTGCCCGCTTGAACATTTGCTTGATCGAAGCAAAGACGATGCTAAGCCACCGGCGCCCAAGAAACCGAGAAAGATGAGAAAGAAAGCAGAACAGGACGAGGATTCGGAAGATTCGGTTGCTGTCAAGGGAGAGGAATTTGAAGATGAAGGCAcagacgatgaagatgaggagcAGCATGGCCCAGAGCAGAtggctgacgaggaggagaaggacaatgaggaggagaaggtcaGCAAAGAGGAGATGGCcaatgaggaggaggatgaagttgaggaggacgaagaaaACGGGAAGATTGACGAGGAcaatgaggatgatgatgatgatgatgaggaggaggaggaggaggaggaggaggaggaggaggaggaggaggaggaggaggaggaggagggtgaggatgaggatgaggatgaggatgagggtgatgatggtttcaatcaagaggaggaggatgctaATGTGGATGAAGGCATGGATCGtgtggaagaagatgacggaGAGGATgctgacgaggaagagaatGAGGACCAGGACGTTGATatggaagatgaggatgagatttAG
- a CDS encoding uncharacterized protein (EggNog:ENOG503P24E; COG:H): protein MAEIYNPGSVSQPLVIDDDDGYESLSGIKHELEEGHLLLEERFDVDDVFEVDEYGNEVNPFEELDQEYRAEGRLEGDLYEVIDLTEDADDNAATSRPRTATASDEDILQYWTLDDGLLLTPHMTVELRPSVDQEAIEFLRILSIVKITEPERTFVVLRGWGFRRSRNFQGCLPKKLNEVCLIAKMKTSDKRGWKEQALIDVDPRQVMMLRDLRMTNADFPDYRFNANEYHRLGKEMIKESGPLVCRWRKEEHRHPRTKTACEFAFVRLSEDEVDDRYRVKDAQMVNRWRGGVVPGGSHIPNRDSPGLVLDLEDEGSEQASDLQPGQRYTAADIFAGAGGASRGIERSGCRLLFSLDHWEPAARSLRRNFPGTHIYQKEVTDFVTEDLPPEHSYPDILHLSPPCQFWSPAHTVAGKDDEKNIAVLFSCTDLIKKLRPRVFTVEQTFGLVHDRFRLYFHTFLQGFTSHGYSLRYKILHLNQYGLAQTRRRLVIIGAGPGEKLPPFPPPTHSKTPEVDGLKPVVTPYQALLAIKRIKSGHPMHNLATVHRFDPPKRPWDPSKPVNTITCSGGQNYHWLGERQFTDLEYAVLQGFPRWHQFSETNVKKQIGNAFAPSVVRVLYEHLIRFLRKQDGVAGSNLPPSSSSGDSSPIAIPDSDEERDELQFLGLGGLGTKDQPMKLDDEEVEYLGESARGWSATMTGRWDGGREGVGRRARCEARGYEVDTDGWPEYREEDFMELDAGTMQDPVVIDWET from the coding sequence ATGGCCGAAATCTACAACCCGGGGTCGGTGTCACAGCCACTCGTGattgatgacgacgatggctATGAGTCGTTGTCAGGTATCAAGCatgagcttgaggagggtcatcttcttctcgaagAAAGATTCGATGTCGACGATGTTTTCGAAGTCGACGAGTACGGCAACGAGGTCAACCCTTTTGAGGAGTTGGACCAGGAGTACCGGGCCGAGGGCCGACTGGAGGGCGACTTGTACGAGGTAATTGACCTTACCGAAGATGCCGACGACAACGCGGCAACTTCACGGCCAAGGACGGCGACAGCCAGCGATGAGGACATTCTCCAATACTGGACACTGGACGACGGGCTTCTTCTTACGCCACACATGACGGTGGAGCTCCGACCTTCCGTGGACCAAGAGGCAATCGAGTTTCTCCGTATCCTCTCCATCGTGAAGATTACCGAGCCTGAACGAACTTTCGTCGTGCTCCGCGGCTGGGGCTTCCGCAGGAGCCGGAACTTCCAAGGCTGCCTCCCCAAGAAGCTGAACGAGGTTTGCTTGATCGCCAAGATGAAAACCTCAGACAAGCGGGGTTGGAAGGAGCAAGCCCTCATCGACGTGGATCCCAGGCAGGTGATGATGCTCAGGGATCTCCGGATGACCAATGCCGACTTCCCAGATTACCGGTTCAACGCTAACGAATATCACCGGCTGGGCaaggagatgatcaaggagTCTGGGCCTCTCGTCTGCCGGTGGAGGAAAGAGGAGCACCGCCATCCGAGGACGAAAACCGCCTGCGAGTTCGCCTTTGTCAGGCTaagcgaggatgaggttgatgaccGATACCGAGTGAAGGACGCACAGATGGTGAacaggtggagagggggtgtTGTCCCTGGTGGCTCACACATCCCCAACCGGGACAGCCCCGGTCTAGTTCTCGACCTCGAGGACGAAGGGTCAGAACAGGCCAGTGATCTCCAGCCCGGGCAGCGCTATACTGCCGCGGATATTTTCGCCGGTGCGGGTGGCGCCTCTCGGGGTATCGAGCGCTCCGGTTGCCGACTTCTGTTTTCTCTCGACCACTGGGAGCCCGCCGCGAGGTCCCTCCGTCGCAATTTCCCCGGCACGCATATCTACCAAAAAGAGGTAACCGACTTTGTGACCGAAGATCTCCCGCCCGAGCATTCCTACCCggacatcctccacctctcccctccgTGTCAGTTCTGGTCCCCGGCTCACACCGTCGCCGGGAAAGATGACGAGAAGAACATCGCTGTCCTCTTCAGCTGCACCGAcctcatcaagaagctccGCCCCAGGGTTTTCACGGTGGAGCAAACATTCGGTCTCGTCCACGATCGTTTCCGTCTGTATTTCCACACCTTCCTGCAAGGTTTCACCTCGCACGGGTACTCCCTCAGGTACAAAATCCTCCACCTGAACCAGTACGGCCTCGCCCAAACCCGTCGCCGGCTGGTCATCATCGGTGCTGGGCCAGGCGAGAAGCTTCCCCCGTTTCCTCCCCCTACCCACTCCAAAACACCCGAGGTCGACGGCCTGAAGCCTGTCGTGACCCCCTACCAAGCGTTGTTGGCGATCAAGCGTATCAAAAGCGGCCATCCGATGCACAATCTGGCCACCGTTCATCGGTTTGACCCGCCCAAGCGCCCTTGGGATCCGAGCAAGCCGGTCAACACGATCACCTGCTCTGGCGGCCAGAATTACCActggttgggggagaggcAATTCACTGATCTGGAATATGCTGTGCTGCAGGGGTTTCCACGCTGGCATCAGTTTTCCGAAACCAATGTCAAGAAGCAGATCGGCAATGCTTTCGCGCcgtcggtggtgagggtgctaTACGAGCATCTCATCCGCTTTTTGAGGAAGCAGGACGGGGTGGCTGGCAGCAACTTACCTCCTTCGTCCTCGTCGGGTGACAGTTCCCCTATTGCAATCCCAGActcggacgaggagagggacGAGCTCCAGTTTCTGGGCCTGGGGGGCCTGGGCACAAAGGACCAGCCGATGAagttggatgatgaggaggtggagtACCTGGGGGAGTCCGCGAGGGGGTGGTCAGCAACGATGACTGGACGGTGGGacggagggagggagggggttggcagGCGGGCGAGGTGTGAGGCCCGGGGGTATGAAGTTGATACGGACGGGTGGCCGGAGTATAGGGAGGAGGACTTTATGGAGTTGGATGCGGGGACGATGCAGGACCCAGTGGTTATTGATTGGGAGACGTGA
- a CDS encoding uncharacterized protein (EggNog:ENOG503P3I0; COG:S) — protein MAAIDPTKVGKYPVILSPELLGKPSKETYTGIRYNHRPTLSSDTAPNTAHLKKSAKDGSYNIGFDDKGDRYQYNGVRTAEDNNYTLIFDPTRQAFILHRVDSMFHMNLTRTPTDNVETLREKFPQLEIKNGGSSAASGSKPPPTQAKGKAAASKAAASRLKEDPPAKAKPAARGAAAKNTPAAKNTPEAKGKGKGKVEKKGAEALFLPDPNAAPPAAPSLPMPSVSEKKREAPPPKKKVDDDEDDEDDDDDDFGLTIEYPDAKPPPPSTFQPAASLNRRFSEFGKGAYEEEEEHNHEEDFRHFQQLREESDEDEEYDFEEVAPAPSAPVSSYDSQPRVPVEEPEKYTFDVGSSDEDEEAEVDPMQGDLEAELEAAFGEMDENDRGNESEVSEEE, from the exons ATGGCCGCTATCGACCCCACAAAGGTGGGAAAATACCCAGTAATCCTCAGTCCTGAGCTCCTGGGGAAGCCATCCAAGGAAACATACACAGGCATTCGGT ATAACCACCGACCAACGCTCTCGTCAGACACAGCTCCGAACACGGCCCATCTCAAGAAGTCCGCCAAAGACGGTTCCTACAACATTGGCTTCGACGACAAGGGCGACAGATATCAATACAATGGCGTACGAACCGCCGAAGACAACAACTATACCCTCATATTCGATCCCACGCGCCAGGCCTTCATACTGCACCGCGTCGATTCCATGTTCCACATGAATCTGACAAGGACGCCAACGGATAACGTGGAAACATTACGAGAGAAGTTCCCCCAACTGGAGATCAAGAATGGCGGTTCATCTGCTGCCTCTGGTTCCAAGCCGCCGCCAACACAAGCGAAGGGCAAGGCGGCAGCCTCGAAAGCGGCGGCATCCAGACTCAAAGAAGACCCTCCAGCCAAGGCCAAGCCGGCAGCCAGAGGCGCCGCGGCCAAGAACacaccagcagcaaagaATACGCCAGAGGCCAAGGGTAAAGGAAAGGGCAAAgtggaaaagaagggggcgGAAGCTCTCTTTCTACCGGATCCCAACGCCGCCCCGCCCGCCGCACCATCTCTTCCCATGCCATCTGTTTCTGAGAAGAAGCGtgaagcaccaccaccaaagaagaaagtcgatgatgacgaggatgatgaggacgacgacgacgatgatttTGGTCTCACAATCGAATATCCCGACGCCAAGCCCCCACCGCCTTCGACTTTCCAGCCTGCTGCGTCCCTCAATAGACGCTTTTCAGAGTTTGGCAAGGGCGCCtacgaagaagaggaagagcatAATCACGAGGAAGACTTCCGGCACTTTCAGCAACTTCGCGAGGAGtcagacgaggatgaggaatatgattttgaggaggtggcgcCGGCCCCGAGTGCTCCGGTTTCGAGCTACGATTCTCAGCCTAGagtgccggtggaggagcctGAAAAGTACACTTTTGATGTGGGCTCGTcagatgaagatgaggaagcCGAGGTGGATCCGATGCAGGGTGATTTGGAGGCGGAGCTTGAGGCAGCCtttggggagatggatgagaaCGACAGAGGTAACGAGAGTGAGGTAAGCGAGGAGGAGTGA